From a region of the Thermus caldilimi genome:
- a CDS encoding ABC transporter ATP-binding protein codes for MRPILRAEGLSKAFGRLLAVSGVKLEVAAGSIHAIIGPNGAGKSTLFDLLSGAKRPDSGRVYFMDKEITHIAVEERIRLGLSRTFQVPQVFTNLMVRENLIIALEAAHSLSSYPWSRKSRFLEEEASALLERLGLEEQASRLVGELAHGDQRLVEIGLALCLRPKLLLLDEPTAGMSDAETWRTVQTLKSLHREEGLTLLFIEHDMAVVFGIADRVTVLHLGEVLAEGTPDEITKDEKVQAAYLGEEVMAG; via the coding sequence GTGAGGCCCATCCTGAGAGCAGAAGGTCTAAGCAAGGCCTTTGGCCGCTTACTAGCAGTATCAGGGGTGAAACTGGAAGTGGCAGCGGGCAGCATCCACGCCATCATTGGTCCCAACGGTGCGGGAAAGTCAACGCTCTTCGACCTGCTCTCCGGGGCCAAAAGGCCTGATAGTGGGAGGGTTTACTTCATGGACAAGGAAATCACCCACATCGCCGTTGAGGAACGAATTCGCTTAGGCCTTTCCCGCACCTTTCAGGTACCCCAGGTCTTTACCAATTTGATGGTAAGGGAGAACCTAATCATTGCCTTGGAGGCAGCCCACAGCCTCTCCTCTTACCCCTGGTCCCGGAAATCCCGTTTTCTGGAAGAGGAAGCATCCGCTCTCCTAGAACGTCTAGGTCTGGAAGAACAGGCCAGCCGTCTTGTGGGAGAGTTAGCCCATGGGGACCAGCGCCTGGTGGAAATTGGCTTGGCTCTTTGTTTGCGTCCTAAACTTCTTCTCCTCGACGAACCTACAGCGGGGATGAGCGATGCCGAAACCTGGCGCACGGTACAAACGCTTAAAAGCCTTCACCGTGAGGAAGGACTCACCCTCCTCTTCATTGAGCATGACATGGCCGTGGTCTTTGGTATTGCCGATCGGGTCACCGTGCTTCACCTAGGAGAGGTTCTTGCAGAGGGGACCCCCGATGAAATTACCAAGGACGAAAAGGTTCAAGCGGCTTACCTGGGGGAGGAGGTGATGGCGGGGTGA
- a CDS encoding 3-hydroxybutyrate dehydrogenase: MNFKEYTILITGAASGIGLALARAFAREGAKVLVHDLKDASALAEELGGIFLQADLTNPQAVEELGREAAQYGVDILVNNAGFQHVDPVENFPLETWQRMIQVMLTAPFQLIKALLPGMKAKGWGRILNIASIHGLVASPYKSAYISAKHGLLGLTKTVALEAGPFGITVNAIAPAYVRTPLVENQIADQARTLGIPEAEVVEKVFLAQAAVKRLIEPEEVAELALFLASEKASAITGAVFPIDLGWTAR, from the coding sequence GTGAACTTTAAAGAGTATACGATTCTGATCACCGGCGCAGCAAGCGGCATCGGCCTAGCCCTGGCCCGGGCCTTCGCCCGGGAAGGCGCCAAGGTGCTGGTGCACGACCTTAAAGATGCCTCCGCTTTGGCGGAAGAGCTCGGAGGAATTTTTCTCCAAGCAGACTTGACAAACCCCCAAGCGGTAGAGGAGCTGGGAAGAGAAGCCGCCCAGTATGGCGTGGACATCCTGGTAAACAATGCAGGCTTCCAGCACGTCGACCCCGTGGAAAACTTTCCCCTGGAAACCTGGCAAAGGATGATCCAGGTGATGCTTACCGCCCCCTTCCAGCTCATAAAGGCCCTACTCCCCGGGATGAAGGCGAAGGGCTGGGGGCGGATCCTCAACATCGCCAGCATCCACGGCCTGGTGGCCAGTCCCTATAAGTCCGCCTACATCTCTGCCAAGCACGGCCTCTTGGGCCTCACCAAGACCGTGGCCCTCGAGGCGGGTCCTTTTGGCATCACCGTAAACGCCATCGCCCCCGCCTACGTGCGCACCCCCTTGGTGGAGAACCAGATCGCCGACCAGGCCCGCACCCTGGGGATCCCGGAGGCGGAGGTGGTGGAGAAGGTCTTCCTGGCGCAAGCGGCGGTGAAGCGCCTCATCGAGCCCGAGGAGGTGGCGGAACTAGCCCTCTTCCTGGCCTCGGAGAAGGCCTCGGCCATCACCGGCGCCGTCTTCCCCATCGACCTGGGCTGGACCGCCCGCTAG
- a CDS encoding ABC transporter ATP-binding protein, whose translation MGKVLEVIRVSKRFLGLQALKEVSLHLEEGEILAVIGPNGAGKSTLLNLLSGLLRPDSGRILFQGQDITHLPPEARTHLGLGRAFQIVQPLPELTVRENLLVGARFGKPKVRKKEAEAWVEEVLRLTGLKARAEALAGDLTLLEDKRLELARALATRPKVLLLDEVMAGLRPKEAEEAVALVQRIRDAGVSILFIEHLMPVVRALADRVVVLDYGEVIAEGTYEKVAQDQRVREAYLGRGA comes from the coding sequence GTGGGTAAGGTTCTGGAAGTCATAAGGGTGAGCAAACGCTTCCTGGGGCTACAGGCCCTTAAGGAGGTGAGCCTTCACCTGGAAGAAGGGGAGATCCTGGCGGTCATCGGCCCCAATGGAGCCGGAAAAAGCACCCTCTTGAACCTTCTTTCAGGCCTACTAAGGCCCGACTCGGGCCGGATCCTATTCCAAGGGCAGGACATCACCCATCTCCCTCCGGAAGCCCGCACCCACCTGGGCCTCGGACGGGCCTTCCAGATCGTGCAACCCCTCCCCGAGCTCACCGTGCGGGAGAACCTGTTGGTGGGGGCGCGCTTTGGCAAACCCAAGGTGCGGAAGAAGGAGGCGGAGGCCTGGGTGGAGGAGGTGCTGCGCCTCACGGGATTGAAGGCACGGGCGGAGGCTTTGGCCGGAGATCTTACCCTTCTGGAGGACAAACGGCTAGAGCTGGCCCGGGCCCTGGCCACCCGGCCCAAGGTGCTCCTCCTGGATGAGGTCATGGCCGGTTTGCGCCCCAAGGAAGCCGAAGAAGCCGTGGCCCTGGTGCAGCGGATCCGCGACGCCGGGGTCAGCATCCTGTTCATCGAACATCTCATGCCCGTGGTGCGCGCTTTGGCCGACCGGGTGGTGGTTCTGGACTACGGCGAGGTGATCGCCGAGGGAACCTACGAGAAGGTAGCGCAGGACCAGAGGGTACGAGAGGCCTACCTGGGGAGGGGAGCATGA
- a CDS encoding CoA transferase — MMMGCGTVLDLTRLLPGPLAGKFLADLGFPVLKVEPPRGDPLRDWAPEAYRFLNGKKEILTLNLKRGEDRERFLALVPEAAILLEANRPGVMERLGLGPELLLGINPHLVYARLRGYPDAPDPGHDLTYLAEAGLLGRFPWRSFQFADLAGAYALVLVALKGLLLGGGVYEVALSEAVKAMAYPPIPFLDGSVLCYGIYPTREGEVALAALEPHFWARFCEEAGLMELLSSAFSPAKPGLPPYERLLTFFQGKTAQEWEAWAKEKGIPLRAVRG; from the coding sequence ATGATGATGGGATGCGGAACGGTTCTGGATCTCACCCGGCTTCTTCCCGGGCCCTTGGCGGGAAAGTTCCTTGCGGATCTGGGCTTTCCCGTTCTCAAGGTGGAGCCCCCTCGAGGGGATCCCCTCAGGGACTGGGCCCCGGAGGCCTACCGCTTTTTGAACGGGAAAAAGGAGATCCTGACCCTGAACCTGAAGAGGGGGGAGGATCGGGAACGTTTCCTGGCCTTGGTTCCCGAGGCCGCCATCCTCCTCGAGGCCAACCGCCCCGGGGTCATGGAGCGGCTGGGCCTCGGGCCTGAGCTGCTCCTTGGGATCAACCCTCACCTGGTCTATGCCCGGCTTCGGGGCTATCCGGATGCCCCAGACCCCGGCCACGACCTCACCTACCTGGCGGAGGCGGGGCTTCTCGGGCGCTTTCCCTGGAGGTCCTTCCAGTTCGCCGACTTGGCCGGGGCCTATGCCCTGGTCCTGGTGGCCTTGAAGGGGCTGCTTCTTGGAGGTGGGGTGTACGAGGTGGCTCTCTCCGAGGCGGTGAAGGCCATGGCCTATCCCCCCATTCCCTTCCTGGATGGCTCTGTCCTGTGCTATGGGATTTACCCCACCCGGGAGGGGGAGGTGGCCCTAGCGGCGTTGGAGCCCCACTTTTGGGCCCGGTTTTGCGAGGAGGCGGGCCTTATGGAACTTCTTTCCTCGGCTTTCAGCCCGGCTAAGCCTGGCCTTCCGCCTTACGAGCGGCTCCTGACCTTCTTCCAAGGGAAAACCGCCCAGGAATGGGAAGCCTGGGCCAAGGAGAAGGGGATTCCCCTACGGGCGGTGCGGGGCTAG
- a CDS encoding zinc-binding dehydrogenase, with amino-acid sequence MIKGEVAFPTPCVLGHEISGTVDALGPGVEGLRVGERVVASFIMPCGRCYYCLRGEEDLCERFFSYNRLKGVLYDGTTRLFRKDGSPLWMYSMGGLAEYAVVPATDVFPLPEGITLEAAAILGCALFTAYGAVKTAGLEGGESVAVVATGGVGLGIVQIARAFGAYPVVAIDLRPEKLSKAMALGATHAFVPAEAPQAIQDLTDGRGVDVAFEALGRPETFRLALSLLRDGGRMVPVGIAPQGVEAGVEITRLVRRKLRILGSYGAKPRRDMPTLLRLAQTGVVKAGAEVTDRFSLEEADLAYQRLNKGAILGRAVVITGG; translated from the coding sequence GTGATTAAAGGAGAGGTGGCCTTCCCCACCCCTTGCGTGCTAGGGCACGAGATCTCGGGCACCGTGGATGCCTTGGGTCCAGGGGTTGAAGGTCTGAGGGTAGGCGAGAGGGTGGTGGCCAGCTTCATCATGCCCTGCGGGCGGTGCTACTACTGCCTTAGAGGAGAAGAAGACCTATGCGAACGCTTCTTCAGCTATAACCGCCTGAAAGGGGTTCTATACGACGGCACCACTCGACTTTTCCGTAAGGATGGAAGTCCCCTATGGATGTACTCCATGGGGGGCTTGGCAGAGTATGCGGTGGTTCCGGCCACGGATGTTTTTCCCCTGCCTGAAGGGATCACCCTTGAGGCAGCAGCCATTCTAGGGTGCGCCCTTTTCACCGCTTACGGTGCGGTGAAGACCGCTGGCCTCGAGGGAGGGGAGTCGGTGGCTGTGGTAGCTACCGGTGGAGTGGGTCTAGGAATCGTCCAGATTGCCCGGGCGTTTGGCGCTTATCCAGTGGTGGCGATTGACCTGCGTCCCGAAAAACTGAGTAAGGCCATGGCCCTTGGCGCTACCCACGCCTTCGTCCCAGCGGAAGCCCCTCAAGCCATTCAAGACCTGACGGACGGGCGAGGAGTGGACGTAGCCTTCGAGGCCCTAGGGAGACCGGAAACCTTCCGTTTGGCCCTAAGCCTCCTCCGGGATGGGGGAAGGATGGTACCCGTGGGCATCGCCCCTCAAGGCGTCGAGGCTGGGGTAGAAATCACCCGCCTGGTCCGGCGCAAGCTCAGGATCCTGGGTTCCTACGGGGCCAAACCCCGTAGGGATATGCCCACCCTTCTCCGGTTAGCGCAGACCGGGGTTGTAAAGGCGGGTGCAGAGGTGACCGATCGCTTCTCCTTGGAAGAAGCCGACCTGGCCTACCAACGTCTGAACAAAGGGGCGATCCTGGGCCGGGCGGTGGTGATAACAGGAGGTTAA
- a CDS encoding ABC transporter substrate-binding protein → MLKYKLTRRGVLKLGLGSAFLTFNSQGQGREAIRIGLVDPFSGVYAALGRNELEGARMAVDDVNVRGGVLGRPLELLAEDSAAKTDVGVQKLRKLVERDRIQFSLGEVSSGVSLALSQTAAEYKMLHIVTGGHADDITGRSCRWNTFRIPTSASMEANAIGRLLAERFGKNWYIITPDYAYGWSLQESFTKVLERLGGKVLGADRLPLGTVDYSAVLLKAARAKPDVLLVFQAGDDAVAILKQIAQFGLDKQMAVAGGLQEWENIVALPKEARIGWWTFEWYWIQPNVPEVRTFVDRYRKRYRKVPTARSWFGYAAIWSLALAINKAKTLEAIKVAQAMEGLELPRSIALQPGRVYYRKEDHQLLTGVFVGYVRQGQDPDDIFEVVRVVPGEEAAPPVQETGCRIVYP, encoded by the coding sequence ATGTTGAAGTACAAGCTTACGCGTAGAGGGGTTCTGAAGTTAGGTTTAGGTTCCGCCTTCTTAACCTTTAATAGCCAAGGACAAGGACGGGAAGCTATTCGCATCGGCCTTGTCGATCCCTTTTCTGGCGTGTACGCCGCCTTGGGTCGGAATGAACTTGAGGGGGCCCGCATGGCGGTAGATGACGTTAACGTGAGGGGTGGGGTCCTAGGTAGGCCCTTAGAGCTCTTGGCCGAAGATTCGGCTGCCAAAACCGACGTAGGGGTACAGAAGCTAAGAAAGCTGGTAGAGCGGGACAGAATCCAGTTCTCCTTGGGAGAAGTATCCAGCGGAGTGTCCCTAGCACTGAGCCAGACCGCCGCCGAATATAAGATGCTCCACATTGTTACTGGAGGACACGCTGACGACATTACAGGCCGAAGCTGCCGCTGGAACACCTTTCGTATTCCCACAAGTGCCTCCATGGAAGCCAACGCCATTGGTCGGCTTTTGGCCGAACGCTTTGGGAAAAACTGGTATATTATCACTCCCGACTACGCCTACGGCTGGTCGTTGCAGGAGAGCTTCACTAAAGTGTTAGAGCGGTTGGGTGGCAAGGTACTTGGAGCCGATCGGTTACCCTTGGGTACCGTAGACTATTCCGCCGTTCTCCTCAAAGCAGCTAGGGCCAAGCCTGACGTTCTTCTCGTGTTCCAAGCAGGCGATGATGCGGTAGCGATTCTCAAACAGATCGCCCAGTTCGGCCTGGACAAACAGATGGCTGTCGCTGGAGGGCTACAGGAATGGGAGAATATTGTGGCCCTGCCTAAAGAAGCGCGAATAGGCTGGTGGACTTTCGAGTGGTACTGGATCCAGCCCAACGTCCCTGAAGTCAGAACCTTCGTAGACCGGTACCGCAAGCGCTACCGGAAAGTACCTACTGCAAGAAGCTGGTTCGGATACGCTGCTATATGGAGCCTAGCCTTAGCCATTAACAAGGCTAAGACTCTGGAGGCCATTAAGGTAGCTCAGGCCATGGAGGGCCTGGAGTTGCCCCGCAGCATAGCCCTTCAGCCGGGGCGAGTCTACTACCGAAAAGAGGATCACCAACTGCTGACTGGGGTCTTCGTGGGATATGTGCGTCAAGGTCAAGATCCCGATGACATATTTGAGGTGGTACGAGTAGTGCCAGGAGAAGAGGCTGCACCCCCTGTCCAGGAAACGGGTTGCCGTATTGTCTATCCTTAG
- a CDS encoding branched-chain amino acid ABC transporter permease — MDLLLIQLLNGLVSGAFYALLALGLALILSLTRIINLAHGAFLVVGAYIGYVLSGLVGFYWSLLLAPISLALLAVILEMGILRPLYGRDPLESLLLTFGLALALEEAVRVLFGPVAVPFRIPEGLGSPLFPGSSLFFLTRYRILVLIVALVAGLGVYLLLRFTRLGLYLRAGAQDREILNALGTDVRRLYTLAFALGAFLAGLAGVLAAGQLGLSPTMGTSLLMPSFVALILGGVGSLGGSYLGGLLVGMATGLAGNFLALASELSIYIILALVLLLRPRGLFGQEGFFE; from the coding sequence ATGGATCTACTTTTAATACAACTTCTCAATGGCCTGGTAAGCGGGGCTTTTTATGCCCTCCTAGCCCTAGGCCTGGCCTTAATCCTCTCTTTGACCCGCATCATCAACCTAGCCCATGGAGCCTTCCTGGTAGTAGGAGCTTACATAGGCTATGTACTTTCTGGGCTAGTGGGGTTCTACTGGTCCTTACTCCTAGCCCCAATCAGCCTTGCCCTCCTAGCGGTCATCCTTGAGATGGGTATTTTGCGCCCCCTATACGGCCGCGACCCCTTAGAGAGCCTTCTTCTCACCTTTGGGTTAGCCTTGGCTCTCGAGGAAGCGGTGCGCGTCCTCTTCGGCCCCGTAGCGGTACCCTTCCGGATTCCAGAGGGCTTAGGAAGCCCTTTATTCCCAGGGAGCAGCCTTTTCTTCCTCACGCGCTATCGGATCTTGGTTCTAATCGTCGCATTAGTAGCTGGGCTAGGAGTATACCTGCTTCTGCGCTTCACTCGTCTGGGTCTTTATCTCCGCGCAGGAGCCCAAGACCGGGAAATCCTCAACGCACTTGGCACGGACGTAAGACGTCTGTACACTTTGGCCTTTGCCCTTGGAGCCTTTTTGGCTGGTCTAGCTGGGGTTCTGGCCGCTGGCCAGCTGGGCCTTTCGCCCACCATGGGAACGAGTCTGCTCATGCCTAGCTTCGTAGCCCTAATTTTGGGTGGGGTAGGAAGCCTGGGGGGCAGCTACCTTGGAGGCCTGCTGGTGGGCATGGCCACTGGTCTAGCCGGAAACTTCTTGGCCCTAGCCAGCGAGCTGTCCATCTACATCATATTAGCTCTCGTGCTCTTGTTGCGTCCTAGAGGGCTTTTTGGACAGGAGGGGTTTTTCGAATGA
- the tnpB gene encoding IS607 family element RNA-guided endonuclease TnpB yields MWVIQAFRFELDPNATQRRALAQHVGAARFAYNWGLERVFKALEEGRKIPTSVDLHRAWNEWKRENAPWWQEVSKCAPQEAFRDLERAVKGWRAGRARKPRFKRKKLTPDNGARLTGAIRVHPQHIQLPRIGQVRSKEPTDKLLRLLEAGKARIRSATLSREADRWYVSLACEVERPDPEPKEGEPVGVDLGLNAFAVLSDGTRFEAPKPLGKLEKRLKRLSKKLSRKQKGSNNHRKASLALARLHRRIANIRKDFLHKLSTGLARTKPVLVLEDLSAKALMRSRLSRSVADAGWGSFRRMLEYKAKWYGSQVIVAPRDFPSTRLCSSCGYLAPKMPLHVRVYRCPACGLEMDRDWNAALNLRAYGLAHLTGPTGRPR; encoded by the coding sequence ATGTGGGTCATCCAGGCCTTCCGCTTCGAGCTAGACCCCAACGCCACCCAGCGAAGGGCCCTGGCCCAGCACGTGGGGGCGGCCCGCTTCGCCTACAACTGGGGCCTGGAGCGGGTCTTCAAGGCTTTGGAAGAGGGGAGGAAGATCCCCACCTCCGTAGACCTCCACAGGGCCTGGAACGAATGGAAACGGGAAAACGCCCCCTGGTGGCAAGAGGTTTCCAAGTGCGCCCCCCAGGAGGCCTTCCGGGACCTGGAGCGGGCCGTGAAGGGGTGGAGGGCTGGGAGGGCCAGAAAGCCCCGCTTCAAGCGGAAAAAGCTCACCCCCGACAACGGTGCCCGGCTCACCGGGGCCATACGGGTCCACCCCCAGCACATCCAGCTCCCCCGCATCGGCCAGGTGCGGAGCAAGGAGCCCACGGATAAGCTTCTCCGGCTCCTGGAGGCGGGGAAGGCTCGCATCCGGTCGGCTACCCTCTCTCGGGAAGCCGATCGCTGGTATGTGAGCCTCGCCTGCGAGGTGGAACGGCCCGACCCCGAGCCAAAGGAGGGGGAGCCCGTGGGGGTGGACCTGGGCCTGAATGCCTTCGCCGTCCTCTCCGACGGAACCCGCTTTGAGGCCCCCAAACCCCTGGGGAAGCTGGAGAAGCGGCTCAAAAGGCTCAGCAAGAAGCTCTCTCGCAAGCAGAAGGGCTCAAATAACCACAGGAAAGCTTCCCTAGCCCTGGCCCGCCTGCACCGGCGGATCGCCAACATCCGCAAGGACTTCCTGCACAAGCTCAGCACCGGACTGGCGAGAACCAAGCCGGTCCTGGTGCTGGAGGATCTGAGTGCGAAAGCCCTGATGCGAAGCCGCCTCTCCAGGTCCGTGGCCGATGCGGGCTGGGGCTCCTTCCGGCGGATGCTGGAGTACAAGGCCAAATGGTATGGGAGCCAGGTCATCGTGGCCCCCAGGGACTTCCCCTCCACCCGCCTCTGCTCCTCCTGCGGATACCTGGCCCCCAAGATGCCCCTTCACGTCCGGGTCTACCGCTGTCCCGCATGCGGCCTGGAGATGGACCGGGACTGGAATGCGGCCCTGAACCTGCGTGCCTATGGTCTGGCCCACCTTACGGGCCCTACCGGGAGGCCAAGATAG
- a CDS encoding branched-chain amino acid ABC transporter permease, with protein MKTWFILLAVLLPLPWILQAIGSYAAIASYILIWGLAAIGLNLLMGYTGQLSFGHAAFLGLGAYGAGLTLKHLFPSTPLAVTCGFLLAGIAAALMGLLITRLRGIYFATFTIAFSQFFYFIAFQWNDLTGGDDGLRGFARQPLHFPSFTLDLSSSEAYYYFVLPIFLLSSFLLWQLVHSPLGRSFLALRENSLRARFLGLRPERYLWISFTISGSIVGIAGALLALQINFAQPSFFHWTTSGTLVMMTFLGGRWHFFGPLIGAALYVLLEELLSSYTQEWMLFIGILFILVVLFFPGGIAGLATKRRST; from the coding sequence ATGAAAACCTGGTTCATCCTCTTGGCTGTACTCCTTCCCTTACCCTGGATACTCCAGGCTATAGGCAGTTACGCGGCCATCGCAAGCTATATCCTCATATGGGGCCTCGCTGCTATAGGTCTCAATCTCCTCATGGGGTATACTGGTCAATTATCCTTCGGGCACGCCGCCTTCCTAGGCCTTGGAGCTTATGGGGCAGGCCTCACCCTGAAACATCTTTTCCCGAGCACGCCGCTAGCCGTAACCTGTGGCTTTCTCCTAGCTGGTATTGCGGCTGCCCTAATGGGCCTACTTATCACTCGGCTAAGGGGGATTTACTTCGCTACCTTCACCATCGCTTTTAGTCAATTCTTCTACTTTATAGCTTTTCAATGGAACGATCTCACCGGGGGAGATGATGGTTTAAGGGGGTTTGCCCGACAACCCCTGCACTTTCCAAGCTTCACCCTGGATCTCTCCAGCAGCGAGGCCTACTATTACTTTGTCCTCCCCATCTTCCTCCTATCAAGCTTCTTGCTTTGGCAGCTAGTGCATTCCCCGCTAGGTCGTTCCTTTTTGGCTCTAAGAGAGAATTCGCTTCGTGCGCGATTCCTTGGCCTAAGGCCGGAACGTTATCTCTGGATATCATTCACGATATCAGGAAGCATAGTGGGTATCGCAGGAGCCCTGCTTGCCCTCCAAATCAACTTCGCCCAACCTAGCTTCTTCCATTGGACCACTTCTGGAACCCTGGTAATGATGACCTTTCTTGGGGGCAGGTGGCACTTTTTCGGCCCCTTAATTGGTGCGGCCCTCTACGTGCTCCTTGAGGAACTTCTTAGCTCCTACACACAGGAATGGATGCTATTCATCGGAATCCTCTTCATCCTAGTCGTCCTATTCTTTCCCGGTGGGATCGCTGGCCTTGCAACCAAGAGGAGGTCAACGTGA
- a CDS encoding ABC transporter ATP-binding protein, which yields MKFRVEGLETGYGKAQVLFGVDLEVREGELVALLGANGAGKTTLLRTISGLIRPWRGRILWDGRDLAGLSSAKRARLGLGHVPEGRQLFPLMTVEENLRLGAAFLAPGREKEGFERVYALFPRLAERRRQLTGTLSGGEQQMLAIARALMGFPRILLVDEPSLGLAPRLAEEVLLTLKRVAEEGVGVLLVEQNVALSLEVAARAYVMEHGRIVLQGTAPAVLEDPRVREAYLSL from the coding sequence ATGAAGTTCAGGGTGGAGGGCCTGGAAACCGGCTACGGCAAGGCCCAGGTGCTCTTCGGGGTGGACCTCGAGGTGCGCGAAGGGGAACTGGTGGCCCTCCTAGGAGCCAATGGGGCGGGCAAGACCACCTTGCTCCGGACCATTTCCGGCCTGATCCGCCCCTGGCGGGGCAGGATCCTCTGGGATGGGCGGGACCTCGCGGGTCTTTCCTCCGCCAAAAGAGCCAGGCTGGGGCTCGGCCACGTGCCCGAGGGCAGGCAGCTCTTTCCCCTGATGACCGTGGAGGAAAACCTCCGCCTGGGAGCAGCCTTCTTGGCCCCTGGCCGGGAAAAAGAGGGTTTTGAACGGGTCTACGCCCTCTTTCCCCGGCTTGCAGAGCGCAGGAGGCAACTCACCGGCACCCTCTCCGGCGGGGAACAACAGATGCTGGCCATCGCCCGGGCCCTTATGGGCTTCCCGAGAATCCTTCTGGTAGACGAACCCTCCTTAGGCCTGGCACCCCGGCTGGCCGAGGAGGTCCTCCTTACCCTTAAGCGGGTGGCGGAGGAAGGGGTGGGAGTGTTGCTAGTGGAGCAGAACGTGGCACTTTCCCTAGAGGTAGCCGCCAGGGCCTATGTGATGGAGCACGGCCGCATCGTGCTCCAGGGTACCGCCCCCGCGGTCCTCGAGGACCCCAGGGTAAGAGAAGCCTATCTGAGCCTTTAG
- a CDS encoding PucR family transcriptional regulator: protein MGALQRTFWSWAETMAWHYAREIPDYARLDTRVLERDVAVVSFEYLRALEEGGEVDNLALAVGQRRWSQGVSLPALLRAYRIWARDTIEALKASMPSRVAELAPRVLELLDRVSEASARGYHQALEGRLPRGPLVGVGVGFADAGAMALAPRHLSSPPEAMFYEQSPFGTLLFLAATLSEVEWELKGLARQCGAVLWVEEGTDALKTRAGLEEALVLGKHLHLPPGLYPTRFLWPLAIALDSSKGRDRLLGLLAPLKSHPELLATLEAYLQSGFSLKRAAHCLGLHSNTVLYRLRRAEELTGLCLSRVEDLCLVSMALYLYRALGNGS from the coding sequence ATGGGTGCTCTTCAGCGGACCTTTTGGTCTTGGGCTGAGACCATGGCCTGGCACTATGCCCGGGAGATTCCTGACTATGCCCGGCTAGACACACGCGTCCTCGAGCGGGATGTAGCCGTGGTTTCCTTTGAGTACTTGCGGGCACTCGAGGAAGGTGGTGAGGTGGACAACCTGGCCCTAGCGGTGGGCCAGCGCCGGTGGAGCCAGGGGGTCTCCCTCCCGGCCCTGCTCCGGGCTTATCGTATATGGGCAAGGGATACCATCGAGGCCTTAAAGGCCTCCATGCCAAGCCGTGTGGCGGAGCTAGCTCCTCGTGTGCTGGAGCTCTTGGACCGGGTTAGCGAGGCCTCGGCCCGGGGCTATCATCAGGCCCTTGAGGGGAGGCTTCCCCGCGGACCGCTGGTGGGGGTCGGGGTGGGGTTTGCCGATGCCGGGGCCATGGCCTTAGCCCCACGCCACTTGAGCTCCCCTCCTGAGGCGATGTTCTACGAACAGAGCCCCTTTGGCACCCTTCTCTTCCTGGCGGCAACGCTATCCGAGGTGGAGTGGGAGCTTAAGGGCCTAGCCCGGCAGTGCGGGGCTGTGCTTTGGGTGGAGGAAGGGACGGATGCCCTAAAAACCAGGGCGGGTTTGGAGGAAGCCCTGGTTCTTGGAAAGCATCTGCACCTACCCCCGGGGCTTTACCCCACCCGCTTCCTGTGGCCTTTGGCCATCGCCCTGGATTCCTCTAAGGGAAGGGATCGGCTCTTAGGGCTCCTGGCTCCCCTTAAATCCCACCCGGAGCTTTTGGCTACCTTGGAGGCTTATCTGCAGTCCGGGTTCTCCCTGAAGAGAGCAGCCCACTGCTTGGGGCTCCATTCCAACACGGTTCTTTATCGGCTCCGCCGGGCTGAGGAGCTGACGGGCCTTTGCCTAAGCCGGGTGGAGGATTTATGCCTCGTAAGCATGGCCCTCTACCTCTATCGTGCGCTGGGGAATGGTTCGTAG
- a CDS encoding ABC transporter ATP-binding protein: MNALQLDRVNAFYGKSHILHSVSLQVKAGTLVALLGRNGAGKTTTIRTILGLIPPRKEGQVFLFGQDITHAPPHQIAMLGVGYVPEGRRAFPNLSVEENLRITLGKRPGPFDLNRIYQLFPRLQERRHHSGRQLSGGEQQMLAIARALLLNPHLLILDEPSQGLAPLVVRLVGETLQKLKGEGVSILLAEQNARLALELADWVYILDDGRIVHSGPAMELRHDPERIRALTGVKEGSNYREL; the protein is encoded by the coding sequence GTGAATGCCCTGCAACTGGATAGGGTCAACGCCTTTTACGGCAAAAGCCATATCCTGCACTCGGTTTCCTTACAAGTCAAAGCAGGAACGCTTGTTGCCCTCCTTGGACGAAATGGGGCTGGAAAAACCACCACCATCCGTACAATTCTGGGTCTCATCCCTCCAAGGAAGGAGGGTCAAGTTTTTCTCTTTGGACAGGACATCACCCACGCACCGCCCCACCAGATTGCCATGCTGGGCGTGGGCTATGTGCCTGAGGGGCGGAGGGCATTCCCCAACCTTAGCGTGGAGGAGAACCTGCGCATCACTTTGGGTAAGCGCCCCGGACCCTTTGACCTCAACCGTATATACCAGCTCTTCCCTAGGCTCCAAGAAAGGCGGCATCACTCTGGACGCCAGTTATCCGGAGGAGAACAGCAGATGCTAGCCATCGCCAGAGCTTTGCTCCTAAACCCCCACCTCCTGATCCTAGACGAGCCCTCCCAAGGCCTCGCGCCACTTGTGGTTCGCTTGGTTGGGGAAACTTTGCAAAAGCTTAAGGGAGAAGGGGTTTCCATACTTCTAGCAGAACAAAATGCCCGCTTGGCCCTCGAGCTGGCCGACTGGGTCTACATCCTGGACGACGGTCGGATAGTCCATTCGGGCCCTGCCATGGAACTCCGCCATGACCCCGAGCGGATCCGGGCCTTAACCGGTGTAAAGGAGGGGTCTAACTACCGTGAACTTTAA